From Amycolatopsis sp. cg9, one genomic window encodes:
- a CDS encoding protein jag: protein MSETIETIDADKDDVTPEPAAEEAGEQKAGGGDDVLVQEGDIAGDYLERLLDLLDYDGDIDLDVEAGRAIVSIDGGEDLEKLVGPRGTVLEALQELTRLAVQQETGSRSRLMLDIAGWRADRREELRELGRSTAESVLQSGERVRLQPMSPFERKVVHDAVATVAGVTSESEGEDPKRRVVIFPES, encoded by the coding sequence ATGTCGGAGACGATCGAGACGATCGACGCCGATAAGGACGACGTGACCCCGGAGCCGGCTGCCGAGGAGGCGGGCGAGCAGAAGGCGGGCGGCGGTGATGACGTCCTCGTGCAGGAGGGCGACATCGCGGGCGACTACCTCGAGCGGCTGCTCGATCTGCTCGACTACGACGGCGACATCGACCTGGACGTCGAAGCGGGCCGCGCGATCGTCAGCATCGACGGCGGCGAAGACCTCGAGAAGCTCGTCGGCCCCCGCGGCACGGTGCTCGAGGCGCTGCAGGAGCTGACCCGCCTGGCGGTCCAGCAGGAGACCGGCTCGCGCAGCCGGCTGATGCTGGACATCGCGGGCTGGCGCGCCGACCGCCGCGAGGAGCTCCGCGAGCTCGGCCGCTCGACGGCGGAGTCGGTCCTCCAGAGCGGCGAGCGGGTGCGGCTCCAGCCGATGAGCCCGTTCGAGCGCAAGGTGGTCCACGACGCGGTGGCGACGGTCGCCGGCGTCACCAGCGAGAGCGAGGGCGAGGACCCGAAGCGTCGCGTGGTGATCTTCCCGGAGTCCTGA
- a CDS encoding PLP-dependent aminotransferase family protein, with product MTENRPSKPHSGRQNLDPHLERYAARTAGMTASEIRALFAVASRPEVVSLAGGMPNLAALPLDTLSAQVAEIIAEDGLVALQYGSAHGVPALREQICEIMALEGIKAHPDDVVVTVGSQMGLDMVTRLFCDPGDVVIAEGPSYVGALGSFAAYQAQVVHVAMDDNGLVPELLREALAQAEKAGRRVKFLYTIPNFHNPAGVTLAVERRAEILEICRAHGVLVVEDNPYGLLGFDGQTYPALRSADPENVVYLGSFSKTFASGLRVGWVLAPHAVREKLVLAAESATLCPPTFNQMIVSRYLATHDWKGQIKKFRENYRERRDAILSALDQYLPPGCSWTKPEGGFYVWVTVPEGVDTKAMLPRAVTARVAYASGTGFYADGFGSRQMRLSYCYPTPERIREGVRRLAAVLESEMDLARTFGNVSARQIRGPQTPSPDTV from the coding sequence ATGACCGAGAACCGCCCCAGCAAGCCGCACAGCGGCCGCCAGAACCTCGACCCGCACCTCGAGCGGTACGCCGCTCGCACCGCGGGGATGACCGCTTCGGAGATCCGAGCGCTCTTCGCGGTCGCCAGCCGGCCCGAGGTGGTTTCGCTGGCCGGCGGCATGCCGAACCTGGCCGCGCTCCCGCTCGACACGCTCTCGGCGCAGGTGGCGGAGATCATCGCCGAAGACGGCCTGGTCGCGTTGCAGTACGGCTCCGCGCACGGCGTTCCCGCGCTGCGCGAGCAGATCTGCGAAATCATGGCCCTCGAGGGCATCAAGGCGCACCCGGACGACGTCGTCGTGACCGTCGGCTCCCAGATGGGCCTGGACATGGTCACGCGGCTGTTCTGCGACCCCGGTGACGTCGTGATCGCCGAAGGCCCCTCGTACGTCGGCGCGCTGGGCTCCTTCGCCGCTTACCAGGCGCAGGTCGTGCACGTGGCGATGGACGACAACGGCCTGGTGCCGGAGCTCCTGCGCGAGGCGCTCGCCCAGGCGGAGAAGGCCGGCCGCCGGGTCAAGTTCCTCTACACGATCCCGAACTTCCACAACCCCGCCGGCGTCACGCTGGCCGTCGAGCGCCGCGCGGAGATCCTCGAGATCTGCCGCGCCCACGGCGTCCTGGTCGTCGAAGACAACCCGTACGGGTTGCTCGGCTTCGACGGCCAGACCTACCCGGCGCTGCGCTCGGCCGATCCCGAGAACGTTGTGTACCTCGGCTCGTTCTCCAAGACGTTCGCCTCCGGCCTGCGCGTCGGCTGGGTGCTCGCGCCGCACGCCGTGCGCGAGAAGCTGGTGCTGGCCGCGGAGTCGGCGACGCTGTGCCCGCCGACGTTCAACCAGATGATCGTGTCGCGCTACCTGGCCACGCACGACTGGAAGGGCCAGATCAAGAAGTTCCGGGAGAACTACCGCGAGCGGCGCGACGCGATCCTGTCCGCGCTCGACCAGTACCTGCCCCCGGGCTGCTCGTGGACCAAGCCGGAGGGCGGGTTCTACGTCTGGGTGACGGTGCCGGAAGGCGTCGACACCAAGGCGATGCTGCCGCGCGCGGTGACCGCCCGGGTGGCGTACGCGTCCGGCACCGGCTTCTACGCCGACGGCTTCGGCAGCCGCCAGATGCGGCTGTCGTACTGCTACCCGACACCGGAGCGCATCCGCGAGGGCGTGCGGCGGCTGGCCGCCGTGCTGGAGTCCGAAATGGACCTGGCCCGCACCTTCGGTAACGTGAGCGCGCGCCAGATCCGGGGACCGCAGACGCCGTCCCCGGACACGGTCTGA
- the yidC gene encoding membrane protein insertase YidC yields the protein MLDFIYYPVSFILWCWHKVFGFVFGESTAIAWILGIIFLTFTVRGIMFKPFVNQVRSMKKMQDFAPEMKKIQKKYASDRQRQAQEMQKLQREHGVNPLGSCLPMLLQIPVFIGLNHVLRAFTMPPPGGGPKTENYFFSQHDVESYVNAKLFGVNLGEAVYNGVGVVSGGATNVGFHWSVLPVALPLMIVASIATHLTARHSVARQNAASATPQTAIMNKLTMYIFPLGVLVFGALFPLGLLFYWLANNGWTLMQQRLVYTKIDKEEAARKAEAAEKRASLGPKPGQKPAAPKVGQKPVQQKKNQPAQGGAQKKITKAGSAHGFAQTTSASDSAKADATPTETNGQNGSKDNGTGVPGLLKDSTRKSGRKRR from the coding sequence GTGCTCGATTTCATCTACTACCCCGTGTCCTTCATCCTCTGGTGTTGGCACAAGGTCTTCGGGTTCGTCTTCGGTGAGTCGACGGCGATCGCCTGGATCCTCGGCATCATCTTCCTGACGTTCACGGTCCGCGGCATCATGTTCAAGCCGTTCGTGAACCAGGTCCGGTCGATGAAGAAGATGCAGGACTTCGCGCCGGAGATGAAGAAGATCCAGAAGAAGTACGCGAGCGACCGGCAGCGCCAAGCGCAGGAGATGCAGAAGCTCCAGCGCGAGCACGGCGTCAACCCGCTCGGCAGCTGCCTGCCGATGCTGCTCCAGATCCCGGTCTTCATCGGCCTGAACCACGTCCTGCGCGCGTTCACCATGCCGCCGCCCGGTGGCGGGCCGAAGACCGAGAACTACTTCTTCAGCCAGCACGACGTCGAGTCCTACGTCAACGCGAAGCTCTTCGGCGTCAACCTCGGCGAGGCCGTCTACAACGGTGTCGGTGTCGTCAGCGGCGGCGCCACGAACGTCGGCTTCCACTGGAGCGTGCTCCCGGTCGCGCTGCCCCTGATGATCGTCGCGTCGATCGCCACGCACCTCACCGCGCGCCACTCGGTGGCCCGCCAGAACGCCGCGTCGGCCACCCCGCAGACCGCGATCATGAACAAGCTGACGATGTACATCTTCCCGCTCGGTGTGCTCGTCTTCGGTGCGCTGTTCCCGCTCGGCCTGCTCTTCTACTGGCTGGCGAACAACGGCTGGACCCTGATGCAGCAGCGGCTCGTGTACACGAAGATCGACAAGGAAGAGGCGGCCCGCAAGGCGGAGGCCGCGGAGAAGCGCGCGTCGCTCGGCCCGAAGCCGGGTCAGAAGCCGGCCGCGCCGAAGGTCGGTCAGAAGCCGGTCCAGCAGAAGAAGAACCAGCCCGCTCAGGGCGGCGCCCAGAAGAAGATCACGAAGGCGGGTTCGGCCCACGGCTTCGCCCAGACGACTTCTGCGAGCGATTCCGCGAAGGCGGACGCGACGCCCACCGAGACCAACGGCCAGAACGGCTCGAAGGACAACGGCACCGGCGTGCCGGGCCTTCTCAAAGACTCGACCAGGAAGTCGGGCCGGAAGCGCCGCTGA
- a CDS encoding ParB/RepB/Spo0J family partition protein: MTERRGGLGRGLAALIPTGPATGGPLPAAGDTAADKKAAEDKGWFAANGQAKQHSGEVAGAVYREIPVGSVKPNPKQPRQVFDEDALAELEHSIREFGLMQPIVVRELGNDEYELVMGERRLRASQQAELEAIPAIVRQTADESMLRDALLENIHRVQLNPLEEAAAYQQLLDEFAVTHEELASRIGRSRPVITNTIRLLKLPLPVQRRVAAGVLSAGHARALLSLEDADSQEELAARIIAEGMSVRATEEAVTLKKSEKPAKPKPAARKPIQAPGLQELANRLSDRFDTRVKVDLGRRKGRITLEFGSVDDLERIVAIIDANGTNQTPKTD; encoded by the coding sequence ATGACCGAGCGCCGAGGAGGGCTGGGGCGTGGCCTCGCCGCGCTGATCCCGACCGGACCCGCCACCGGCGGTCCCCTGCCCGCCGCCGGGGACACGGCGGCGGACAAGAAGGCGGCCGAAGACAAGGGCTGGTTCGCGGCCAACGGTCAGGCGAAGCAGCACAGCGGCGAGGTCGCCGGCGCGGTCTACCGCGAGATCCCGGTCGGCTCGGTGAAGCCCAACCCGAAGCAGCCGCGGCAGGTCTTCGACGAGGACGCGCTCGCCGAACTCGAGCACTCGATCCGCGAGTTCGGGCTCATGCAGCCCATCGTGGTCCGCGAACTCGGGAACGACGAGTACGAGCTCGTCATGGGCGAGCGGCGGCTCCGGGCGTCGCAGCAGGCGGAGCTCGAAGCGATCCCGGCGATCGTCCGACAGACCGCCGACGAGTCGATGCTGCGGGACGCGCTCCTGGAGAACATCCACCGCGTCCAGCTGAACCCGCTCGAAGAGGCGGCGGCGTACCAGCAGCTGCTCGACGAATTCGCGGTCACGCACGAGGAGCTGGCGAGCCGGATCGGCCGCAGCCGCCCGGTCATCACCAATACGATCCGGCTCCTCAAGCTCCCCCTGCCGGTCCAGCGCCGGGTCGCCGCGGGCGTCCTGTCCGCCGGGCACGCGCGTGCGTTGCTGTCGCTGGAGGACGCCGACAGCCAGGAAGAGCTCGCCGCGCGGATCATCGCGGAAGGCATGTCGGTCCGGGCGACCGAGGAAGCCGTCACGCTCAAGAAGAGCGAGAAGCCGGCCAAGCCGAAGCCCGCGGCGCGCAAGCCGATCCAGGCGCCGGGACTGCAGGAGCTCGCCAACCGCCTTTCGGACCGGTTCGACACCCGCGTGAAGGTCGACCTCGGCCGTCGCAAGGGCCGGATCACCCTCGAGTTCGGCTCGGTCGACGACCTCGAACGGATCGTCGCGATCATCGATGCGAATGGGACGAATCAGACACCGAAAACCGATTAG
- a CDS encoding ParA family protein — protein MNPPPSDSTETTPDVGWTPIAEEAARAARLLHPEEGTLPRPGRRRVLTVANQKGGVGKTTSTVNLAAALAVHGLKTLVVDLDPQGNASTALDVDHRSGTPSIYEVLIGEVTLAEAAQPTEQSPNLFCVPATIDLAGAEIELVSMASRESRLKEAISSEILDEIGVDYVFIDCPPSLGLLTVNAMVAAQEVLIPIQCEYYALEGLGQLLSNIELVQQHLNRELHVSTILLTMYDGRTKLADQVTNEVRNHFGDTVLKTVIPRSVKVSEAPGYGQTVLAYDPGSRGAMSYVDAAKEIAERGAQLERGSST, from the coding sequence GTGAATCCCCCGCCGTCCGACTCCACGGAGACCACCCCCGACGTGGGCTGGACCCCGATCGCCGAAGAAGCCGCCCGCGCCGCGCGTCTGCTGCACCCGGAGGAGGGGACGCTCCCCCGCCCCGGCCGCCGTCGCGTGCTGACCGTCGCCAACCAGAAGGGCGGCGTCGGCAAGACCACGAGCACGGTCAACCTGGCCGCCGCGCTGGCCGTCCACGGGCTCAAGACGCTCGTCGTCGACCTCGACCCGCAGGGCAACGCGAGCACCGCGCTCGACGTCGACCACCGGTCCGGGACGCCGTCCATCTACGAGGTGCTGATCGGGGAGGTGACCCTCGCGGAGGCCGCCCAGCCGACCGAGCAGTCGCCGAACCTCTTCTGCGTCCCCGCGACGATCGACCTCGCCGGCGCGGAGATCGAGCTCGTCTCGATGGCGTCCCGCGAGTCCCGGCTCAAGGAAGCGATCTCCTCGGAGATCCTCGACGAGATCGGCGTCGACTACGTCTTCATCGACTGCCCGCCGTCGCTCGGCCTCCTCACGGTCAACGCGATGGTCGCCGCGCAGGAGGTGCTCATCCCGATCCAGTGCGAGTACTACGCGCTCGAAGGTCTCGGGCAGCTGCTGAGCAACATCGAGCTCGTGCAGCAGCACCTCAACCGCGAGCTCCACGTCTCGACGATCCTCCTCACCATGTACGACGGCCGGACCAAGCTGGCCGACCAGGTGACGAACGAGGTCCGCAACCACTTCGGCGACACCGTGCTGAAGACCGTCATCCCCCGCAGCGTGAAGGTGTCGGAGGCGCCCGGGTACGGCCAGACCGTCCTCGCTTACGATCCCGGTTCGCGCGGTGCGATGAGCTACGTCGACGCGGCCAAGGAGATCGCCGAGCGAGGCGCACAGTTGGAGAGGGGTAGTTCGACATGA
- a CDS encoding DUF6886 family protein, producing MRPAPGEVLHFSEDPTITRFEPHVAATARQPEAYVWAVDAARAPDYWFPRQCPRALAWRVEATTPSDRAWLGSARVHAIEYGWLSAVRSARLFAYRFPAAFFRPFGAHAHAMVATEAVSPLGPPEPVGDLLTLHEEAGIELRVLPNLWAFVDAASASSLGFSGIRLGNARSRPSELQP from the coding sequence ATGCGTCCGGCGCCCGGCGAAGTGCTCCACTTTTCGGAAGACCCGACGATCACCCGCTTCGAGCCGCACGTGGCCGCGACGGCCCGGCAGCCGGAGGCGTACGTGTGGGCGGTCGACGCGGCGCGGGCACCGGACTACTGGTTCCCCCGCCAGTGTCCCCGCGCGCTGGCTTGGCGGGTCGAGGCGACGACGCCGTCGGACCGCGCGTGGCTCGGCAGTGCCCGGGTGCACGCGATCGAGTACGGCTGGCTCTCGGCCGTGCGGTCCGCCCGGCTGTTTGCGTACCGGTTCCCGGCGGCGTTCTTCCGGCCGTTCGGTGCGCACGCCCACGCGATGGTGGCGACCGAGGCGGTGTCGCCGCTGGGGCCGCCGGAGCCGGTCGGTGATCTGCTGACGCTCCACGAGGAGGCGGGGATCGAGCTTCGCGTACTGCCGAACCTGTGGGCGTTCGTCGACGCGGCGTCGGCGAGCTCGCTCGGCTTCAGCGGAATTCGGCTGGGCAACGCTCGGTCGCGGCCGAGCGAATTACAGCCGTGA
- a CDS encoding D-alanine--D-alanine ligase yields the protein MVDRTVAVLAGGLSHERDVSLRSGRRLSAALKSEGFGIEEWDTDAGLLERLRTQRPDAVVVALHGGEGENGSVQTVLEMLEVPFVGTGSQGCRRAWDKPTAKALLQNAGFVTPGWAVLPHSTFRELGAQAVLDAMVERLGLPLILKPDQGGSALGTQVVREAAELPAAMVGCFAYGDTVLAERLVDGVEVAVTVIEGEDGPEALPAVEIVPESGVYDYTARYTAGLTDFFTPARLDDAAAKAAAELAVAVHRVLGLRDISRTDAIVAPDGTVHFLEVNPSPGLTETSTVPMAIEAADKSLGTVFAELIARAISR from the coding sequence GTGGTCGACCGTACCGTTGCCGTGCTCGCCGGCGGTCTCTCGCACGAACGCGACGTCTCGCTGAGGTCCGGGCGACGGCTCTCCGCGGCGCTCAAGTCCGAAGGCTTCGGCATCGAGGAGTGGGACACCGACGCGGGGCTCCTGGAACGCCTGCGCACGCAGCGCCCGGACGCGGTCGTCGTCGCGCTGCACGGCGGTGAGGGCGAGAACGGCTCGGTGCAGACGGTGCTGGAGATGCTGGAGGTGCCGTTCGTCGGCACCGGCTCCCAGGGCTGCCGCCGGGCGTGGGACAAGCCGACCGCGAAGGCGCTGCTGCAGAACGCCGGGTTCGTGACGCCCGGCTGGGCGGTGCTGCCGCACAGCACGTTCCGCGAGCTGGGCGCTCAGGCGGTGCTCGACGCGATGGTGGAGCGCCTCGGCCTGCCGCTCATCCTCAAGCCCGACCAGGGCGGCTCGGCCCTCGGCACCCAGGTGGTCCGCGAGGCCGCGGAACTGCCGGCGGCGATGGTCGGCTGCTTCGCGTACGGCGACACCGTGCTCGCCGAGCGGTTGGTGGACGGCGTCGAGGTGGCCGTGACGGTCATCGAGGGCGAGGACGGGCCCGAGGCCCTCCCCGCGGTCGAGATCGTCCCGGAGAGCGGCGTGTACGACTACACGGCCCGCTACACGGCCGGCCTGACCGACTTCTTCACCCCGGCCCGCCTCGACGACGCCGCGGCCAAGGCGGCGGCCGAGCTGGCCGTCGCCGTGCACCGCGTGCTCGGCCTCCGGGACATCTCGCGGACCGACGCGATCGTCGCGCCGGACGGCACGGTGCACTTCCTCGAAGTCAACCCGTCGCCGGGTCTCACCGAGACGTCGACGGTGCCGATGGCGATCGAAGCCGCGGACAAGTCACTCGGCACGGTCTTCGCCGAACTGATCGCGCGCGCGATCTCCCGCTGA
- the yidD gene encoding membrane protein insertion efficiency factor YidD — translation MRATPEHDHDHDVDPAPPRPGPVAWVLLLPIKLYRKAISPFLPPACRFYPSCSAYAVEALTRHGAGRGSYLALRRLLRCGPWTPPGRDPVPETFSWRHRRPETPIEE, via the coding sequence ATGCGAGCCACCCCCGAGCACGACCACGACCACGACGTCGACCCCGCGCCGCCGCGCCCCGGTCCCGTCGCCTGGGTCCTGCTGCTCCCCATCAAGCTCTACCGCAAGGCGATCTCGCCCTTCCTCCCGCCGGCTTGCCGGTTCTACCCGAGCTGCAGCGCGTACGCAGTCGAAGCCCTCACCCGGCACGGCGCCGGCCGCGGCTCCTACCTCGCGCTGCGCCGGCTGTTGCGCTGCGGCCCCTGGACGCCACCCGGCCGCGATCCCGTGCCCGAGACGTTCTCGTGGCGCCACCGACGACCTGAAACACCGATCGAGGAGTAG
- the rnpA gene encoding ribonuclease P protein component, giving the protein MLPAAARLRRSEDFRVVLRRGSRAGRRRLVVHALTTDPSEAADASSAARAGFVVSKAVGNSVVRHRVSRRLRHLVSAKLGTLPAGTSLVVRALPPSSTASSAELGSDLDAALRRLGLLSSRRPAGDVPSPTRPADATPDHGSAV; this is encoded by the coding sequence GTGCTGCCGGCTGCCGCACGTCTGCGGCGGAGCGAGGATTTCCGCGTGGTTCTCCGTCGCGGGTCCCGGGCAGGCAGGCGTCGCCTCGTCGTCCACGCACTGACCACGGACCCGTCCGAGGCCGCCGACGCATCGTCGGCGGCCAGGGCGGGTTTTGTGGTGAGCAAGGCCGTCGGCAACTCGGTGGTGCGCCACCGCGTCTCCCGCCGGTTGCGCCACCTCGTTTCCGCCAAGCTCGGAACACTGCCCGCCGGCACTTCGTTGGTCGTACGGGCATTGCCGCCGTCGTCGACCGCGTCCAGCGCCGAGCTCGGGTCCGACCTCGACGCCGCGTTGCGTCGGCTGGGGCTTCTGTCGTCGCGCCGTCCGGCCGGGGATGTCCCCAGCCCGACGCGTCCCGCGGACGCGACCCCCGACCACGGATCAGCGGTGTGA
- the rsmG gene encoding 16S rRNA (guanine(527)-N(7))-methyltransferase RsmG: MSLEQAAVAVRAAAERVFGEHVDQAAGYVELLERHGVERGLIGPREVERLWERHVLNSAVIGEQMPEGARVVDVGSGAGLPGVPLAIARPDLDIVLLEPMARRVDWLAEVAEKLELPITIIRGRAEERSVREQLGGADIVTARAVAPLARLADWCLPLVRSGGFLVALKGASAADEIDRDGAAIRKAGGADPLIVECGAAVLEVPSTVVKIRRLPTAAKPKARSKKR, from the coding sequence GTGAGCTTGGAGCAGGCCGCGGTGGCGGTACGGGCCGCGGCGGAGCGGGTGTTCGGTGAGCACGTCGACCAAGCGGCCGGGTACGTCGAACTCCTTGAGCGTCACGGTGTCGAGCGCGGGCTGATCGGGCCGCGGGAGGTCGAGCGGCTGTGGGAGCGGCACGTCCTCAACTCGGCGGTCATCGGTGAGCAGATGCCCGAAGGGGCTCGGGTCGTCGACGTCGGCTCGGGCGCGGGGCTTCCGGGTGTACCGCTCGCGATCGCGCGACCGGACCTCGATATCGTCTTGCTTGAACCGATGGCACGCCGGGTGGACTGGCTGGCCGAGGTGGCCGAGAAGCTGGAACTCCCGATCACCATCATCCGTGGACGCGCGGAGGAGCGGTCTGTGCGCGAGCAGCTCGGTGGCGCCGACATCGTCACCGCTCGTGCGGTCGCCCCGCTCGCCCGGCTCGCGGACTGGTGTCTGCCGCTCGTTCGCTCCGGCGGCTTCCTGGTGGCCCTCAAGGGCGCCAGCGCGGCGGACGAGATCGATCGGGACGGTGCCGCCATCCGCAAGGCCGGCGGGGCCGATCCACTGATCGTCGAGTGTGGTGCCGCAGTACTAGAGGTCCCCAGCACGGTTGTGAAGATCCGTCGCCTGCCGACGGCAGCCAAGCCGAAGGCGCGGAGCAAGAAGCGTTAA